GACTTCGCCGCATCGCCCGCCGTTCACAGGTGAGCGACAACTAGCCGAGCGGTTGCCAAGCGAAACTATCTGCTGCAAAGTAGGGACATGCTGGTACAGGTGTCCCCTTTTTGTGTCTAGTAAGGGATTGGCTGGAGCCTTGAAGTGAGCGCGTCTTTCAGTGTTATCACGTCAGTGACCGCGCTGTTGCCGTGATCGGTGTGCGCGATCTGGATTTTGACTGGACGCTCTGTCTGTTCGCGTGCTTTGGGCGGCAGGAAGCGCGGCAACATATCTGCCAGTCGCCCGCTGAGTTCCGACAACGCAGTGGCCGCGCGCGCCGGCGGAAGCACGATCGCTACATCTTCGGTCGTCATGTGCCCGGCGTAGCAGTCGCTGAGTTCGAGATCACGCAAAACCGATCGGAGCGTAATGGCCACGGCGCGAAGCAGGTCAGCCCCGGCAATGAAGCCGTACTCTGTGCGAAAGCGGTCGAGGCTGCCCAGGCTGAGCTGTATGACCGCCCAGTCTTTACCGGATGCCGTGACTTCCTTGAGTTTGTGTTCGGTTTCCAGAGCAAGCGGCAACTCCGTGACGGGGTTTGCAGATTTTCTTAAGAGTGATCTGCTGAGTGCGTTGCGGACGCGCAGGCGCAGCTCATGTACGTCGAATGGCTTGGTGATGTAGTCGACAACCCCCATCTCAAGCCCTTGCAGCCGCGTGGAGCGGTCGCGTCGCTCGGTCAGCAGAATGACCGGGGTGCGTTGGGTGGGTTGATGTTCGCGCAGTTTGGCAAAAACTGCATAGCCATCGATGTCGGGCAAACGGATGTCAAGGAGAACCAGATCGATACGGTGCGCGCGGCTGATTGCGATGCCGTCCTCGCCGGTCAGGGCACTGTGTACTGTGTACCCTTCGGTCTGAAAGAACTCAGTGACCAGTGCGTTGAGATCTTGATTGTCTTCAACGACAAGTAAGGTGGCGGCGTTCATGGCGCGGCAACCCGTCCGCTAGATCAGCGGGGTGAGGTCTTTTACGCTTCGGGAGACTTCGAGCAAAATCAAGCCAAG
The nucleotide sequence above comes from Candidatus Flexicrinis proximus. Encoded proteins:
- a CDS encoding response regulator, whose protein sequence is MNAATLLVVEDNQDLNALVTEFFQTEGYTVHSALTGEDGIAISRAHRIDLVLLDIRLPDIDGYAVFAKLREHQPTQRTPVILLTERRDRSTRLQGLEMGVVDYITKPFDVHELRLRVRNALSRSLLRKSANPVTELPLALETEHKLKEVTASGKDWAVIQLSLGSLDRFRTEYGFIAGADLLRAVAITLRSVLRDLELSDCYAGHMTTEDVAIVLPPARAATALSELSGRLADMLPRFLPPKAREQTERPVKIQIAHTDHGNSAVTDVITLKDALTSRLQPIPY